Genomic segment of Benincasa hispida cultivar B227 chromosome 1, ASM972705v1, whole genome shotgun sequence:
ATTATTATATCAGTTGATAAGGAGTCTCTACCATACTTTAAAGCAGTCTTAACATCTTTATAAGAATCTGGAAGTGAGTTAAGAAGCAAAAAGGCTTCATTATCGACTCCAATCTCCTCACCTTGAGTCTTAAATTCAATTGTAATCCTCTTGAAGCCATCTAGATTTTCTATTGATGACTTTGAGAAACTTATCTTGAAGGTGAAAAATCTTTCCCTCAAGAAGAGTTTGTTCGGCAAGTTCTTTGTCTCATACAACTCATTCAATTTAGTCCACATCTCGAAGGTTGTTTCTTAGTCAATTACCTGTCTTAGTACATCGTCTGACAGATTTAGAACAAGAGTACCATGAGCAATTAGCTTCACATTCTCCCTCTCTTCTTCTGTTGATGTGATAGGTAGTTTAGTTGGATCTTCAGGAGCCTTGTGAGCCATTTGTTGCCCCAAAATCGCTTTAATCTTGGCTCTCCACAAGCAAAAATCTCCTTTTCCATCAAATTTTTCGATATCATTTCTTGCTACTGCCATTTTTGTACTTCTTCACGATCGATTACCAAAGCTCCAagatttactttcttttagttcttgaccaatcttgaagttttcttgtaggctctgataccacttgttgggcCTTTGCAAGCTTATGACAAATAAGTCTTTTGGGCTTTCTGAAAGAGATTAAGGCCCAAATGAGAATGAAACCACTTATTGTCTTGTGAATACTAGCTTAAGGAAAAACCTTGTGCTAAAAGCACAATCCATGTGAAAAGAAATCTGAGCTCTACACGTTGACGATCAGATTTATTTCAAACCACtcacagaaaaagaaaagttttgaaTGACTACACTAatgtaatttctttcttttagatgaacttgagagagaaaagaaatatgATGAAATGCTGCTGAAATTTCTTTATGAGAACCAAGAAGCTGAAGAACTGAAACAAGAATATGAAGCAGAGGAGGAGAAAGATAAGAACATCAAGGATTTTACGTGGTTCGGCCCAAAATAGCCTACATCTACGGAGAAAAGCTGATATTAGTCTTAGAGAGTATTTTTGATGATTACAGATGAGTACTTTTAGctatcttcttttcttttctatttgtACAGTACACAAAAGAATAACTACAAGTGTATTTATAGATTTGTTTTTGTGTATAACTGTTTCAACGAACTTTAAAGTTGATTTCATCTCTTTACATTAACAATTGGCAAAtgaaaaattgactattttaactttaaaaaaatgtaaaaaagagGAAGAGTCACTAAGACTAGAGCTAGAGTAAGCAAGCAAGAAGGAGAGGTTAGAAAAGGCGAGACAAGTGGCTCTCTATTTCTAGGAGATCGTATCCAGGATTTGGTATCTAAGCTTTGATTCTTCTAATTGGCTCGTATTAGCCTGTACTTTATTATAGGCTGTCATTCCCCCCATTCTTTTGGTCTTTTCAATGATACTTGAATCTGAATAAAACTAGATCGCACCTATTTCTAATGCATATGAATTGTCTCTATGTATCTCCTTCATTCACGGTAAGAAAAGTTGtgatttaaaaatgtaaaagaatgtgtcctttaaaaaaaaaaaatagacactGAATAGACTTCACAATGATAGATACATTCGTGATGCACCAAGTATTTTTCCTTTGTATATAATTTTTGGATTTTACTACTaataatagttttaaaaattttgaaaaacactgCAACACGATAGTTATCAATGTTTGTGcgttagaaattaaaataaataaaaaaaatggatcccgatagattaataaattatattttttttaaccaaacaACTTAAGATTCTTTCATGATATTTCATTTTACATTTGGAAATTAGTACCACATCTAAATTTGTATTACTTGTATGGCCGTTCATGAGAATGAGAGTGGGAATGAGAAATAATATTCTAGTGGTCAAATTTTTAACTTTAAGAATGAGAATATCTTATACATTTTATATTTCCATTTATGGAGGTTTTTTATAATCACCCAAGTAAATGAGTTTTCTCATTTCCAAtagtttttctctctcttactttttatcttttcattttatttgtttttcttggtTGATAACGCTAACATAATAAATTATTCTATcattatgaattaatatgaaaaaccataatatttttttaaaaatataaataaccataattacattttttttaaatccctTTTTTATTGGTAATATATCTTAGCATaagaaattatttattaaaattatcaattagtctttaaaaaataataattaattaactaataataaaataagttaatttttttcaattaaacaatCTTGTACACTTGTACTTCTAGTTTTAATTTATAatcatagttattttttaaaaattaaaaacattattTGTTGATTTAAAGTCAATTAAGTTGATATCAActtcttttgtatatatattgcAACCATTAAacaattagttaattaactcttcaattaacaaaactaaaaaaaaaaaaaaagatatttaaattaattatcgatatttttttaacaaaaatttataatataaatttgtaatataaaaaatttaattgataataaatatattaaattagagtGTATTaggtaaatttaaataaattttaatgacttaaaattgatttaataagttgatggaataaaaataaattaacaaacaaaaattaattattgaaattatttttattgattttatattttataattacttGAAAAAGTATCAACTCATTTCCAAATATTCTATTCCCATTTTCATACCTAACTAATTGAGGGATAAGGACATAAGGTAATCTAATCTTAAGTATGAAAaactcaaattgaaattcaaaagatTTCCATGGTCGGTTAGACCTTCTAAGATCCACTAAGATGGATCCATTTGGCCAAGTGAAATGCAGCTAGCAACACATCAACATGTTTGACTTAATTCTCAATCGTTGAAATCATTTCTCTTTCTTAAATTAcatttatgattaaaaaaaaaatccaatccaAACAAATTTATAGTCATGTGCCGTTAGtcgtaaaatttaaaaaaaaaaaatgtaaatagcGAAACTTTAACCTGATCTAGAACGGactaaaaaatagattttatcattagatgactaaaaattttgatatgatagaaatttataatatatatatatatatgtaaagaATACAAAGTTGAGAGACTCAAACCCACTCACTTTAACTAAATCCGTTCCTATCTgtatttttagtcattttttctgaagaaaaagaaaatttgaacttttttacTATTTGGTAATGGTAGTGAGCGGTAAAAAAGAAAGGTTGAAAAAAGGAGAAACTTAGATATCtatttttgtgtaaaaattGTCATAATCTTTTctatctattttatttattatttttactcAATAGAGGAAAGAGGAAATTTGTTGCTCTCTTAATCTCCATTTTGCCGACATAACCCAACAGCTGTCATCATCATGTCATGCCACATAGTCTTAGAATGCTACGTGTCAAATAAAGAGGCATTCCCTGAGGGATCACATGCACGTGTTTCTCAAACTTTATCTACTAATTCCACTTCTCTATTTAATCCAACCATCTTCACTTCCCAAAACTTCATCTGCATCCCGAAGTCTAATCTCACTCAACTGTATTGTCTTTCTTTCATCTCTGTTTTGTTTTCTCTTGGCTTGCAATAAATGGCGCATTACCAATCTGGAACCGATCAGTATGGCAACCCAATTCGCCAAACTGATGAATATGGCAACGTCATCTCCGACACCGCTCAATACGGTGACCCCCTTCGCCGGACCGGTGAGTTCCGTGAGACGGACCAGTATGGAAACCCCGTTCATCGGACTGATGAGTTCGGTAACCCAATCAGCACCGGTACCGGCGGGACGTATGAGACGGGTGGATATGGTGGCACCGGTTATGGAGGAGAACACCATCAACAGCATAAGGAGCATGGAGGCATACTTCATCGCTCTGGAAGCTCCAGTTCCAGCTCCGTAAGTCTGGACATAAACCTTCTAATTTTCTAGTCCAAAACTTGTCTAAGCTACATGTAGGAGGTGGAGTTGTGTTTTTAGTTCatgactaaaaaaaatatcgaCTGTTTTAATCTCCATCattgttcaatttttttatttgattaggTGCGTAGTTCATGCTGCATCAtccatatttataaaaaaaaaaaaattaatatttcaaaaaaattggTGGACGCATTCAGAACTCCACCTTGCAAGTTCCTTCAAACAACCTTAATGTTTGCAtatattttcattgttttatttggtcTGATTTAAAACGGAAGAATGGATGATTTTATTGTGAAAATGCGTCAGTCGGAAGATGACGGTCATGGAgggaggaggaggaagaagggGCTGAAGGAGAAGGTAAAGGAAAAGATGCCAGGACATCATCATGAGCCCCAGGCAATGTCAACCACAACGCCGGGCGGTTATTCGTCGGCCCAGTACGGTGGGCAGCATGAGAAGAAGGGAATAATGGAGAAGATCAAGGAGAAGCTGCCGGGACATCACTGAGGACTTGTACTCCTCATGTTTGTCTGTACTAATAAAGTATAGAGTTAGTACTGTGAATTTTAGAAAGGAATGGACTAAATAATTTGGTGGTTATGGTTGTGTGTGTTTTTGTGTTATGTAATTTCTGGGTTGTGAGGTATAAAGTATTTTATTAGTACTGTCTTCATCTCTGTGTGTGTTGGGGATAACCTGGTGATGTGTCTGTTTTATTTACTGAACCCTTGATGTCTCATTTTCTTTTGGGATGTCAATGAGTATCTAATCAGAAAGTGTACTCTTTTGAAGATCTTTAGgattataaattattaaatttattgcATTTACagattttataataatattgtattaaccaattaatttgaataattagaAGTCTACTTCAGTTGGGATTTAGTTTTGCTAACAAGTGGTAGTCCTCCGACGCCTTGTTGTACATTCACTATTGAAAGTGGGGTTTTCCTATTTGGTTTATTAGGGTATGAGTTTAGATGCTTATAGCTTCTTTGTGTGGTTTATTTGTCCGATCAATTGTTTTTTATATTAGACGGACTCTATGGAGATTGATTATTATCAATGAAGAACAAATTGGGTTTTATTGACGAAATTATTGTGCATGCAAGAGATTTCTTGAATTCATGATTTTCGATTTCATCTGTGCAATATGGTAAATGCGATTTCAACGAATGTTCTATGACCTGTGAATGGTTAACAATTTAGTAGCTCCAATTGTTCTTGGTATCCAAACTAAAAGGAAGTGGCGGGTTCATTTGCATTAAACTACAAAATATGTTATTTGAGGAAGAAGTTCTATTAGAAGTGAAACATCTTCCTTTAGACAAAGTCTCTACGTTGAAGACACTGTTAAAAGGTAGTAAGGATCTCTCGAGATATATCAATAATGATTCATCTGTACTTGCTCGTCTATTTACATTTAATTCTCCTCATTTTCCAGTTCAAATGACTATTTGTTTGCTCGTCCTTTTCAAACTGATATTTGGGTCTTTATGTGACATTCTTCCATAttggatattttttttactattgtGAATGACTgcactgtatatatatttgggTTTCTTTTTTGGATGTTATTCAAATCGTTCCTCATGGAACCCAACATGACTTGCTGATTAAGAAGTATGTTCCTTCgtttattttctgtttttggCATAAGAAAGGTGTGAGAGAGAATTTAGTGGTAGAGTTGAACATTAACATATCTCAAATGTGGCAAAGTCTTATATTTGAAGCTGTGTTTGATTAATAGAATTTCTTCAGTAGTGAACTTCATATGAGTTCTTGTAGGACAAGACTGATTATTATTCACTACGTAGTTTTGGTTATTTATGTTTTGCTTTTACACTAATTGGTGGTTTAGCGAAGACGTCGTTCTTTGTCTCCTGTGATGACGTTTTTCAAGAGGCATGCTTTCCTGATGTTGAAATAATTCATCTTTTTCTGATTTAGTTTTGCCAAAGGCATTTAACACTATTCTGGCATCAACTTCTTCCAATTCCGGTGTGTTGGAGGATTCTTTCCAAGGGGGCTTTCCACAATACGTTTCTTATATTGATGATCTATTTGTAATTGATCAAAAGCTATTAAAGAAACCACCTGTTATTGAGGTGATTCCTCCCTCACTTTTAAATGTTTCTTCTAATATTGGGTTACGACGTTTCAACAGGTATAGTTAGGTCTCTTTCTTATTTATTGATTATCGTTTTCTTATTCAATGCGTTTGCACATTTTGAGCCCTATTATTATCATAAGATTGTTCATAAGCATTCTATTATTATCGTAAGATTGTTCATAAGCATTGACGTGTGGTCATGACAAAAAAGTTACAAGCCATAGAAGTCGATGCTAAAAACGGGGTTATCGTAAGTAGGCTTTAACCAGTATCATCCTCGGGGAATCggatagatattttttttaattattgaaagattcattcaattttattaaagtaatctaagaaagaaataaaagtgAAAGAATATGAAGATTATCAATAAAGAGACATTTCAGGGAATAGATTTCATTATTAAGCACACTTTGCTCCTCTTGAAGTAATTAATACATATCTAAATTGAGAAATCTGTTATCTTAAATTGTCTCTTTGAAGATCAATCTTTTCTTTTACTTACTAATTATTAATATCTAACATCCCCATTTTTTTAAGGTTATTTTGATCATTAGATTATCTTAAAATATTTAGATGTTATTTTGATATAGGGtggctaaaaatttaatttggaagacaagataattaattcaaaagatatttgtaaaaaattagaattttaatttaatttaaggaaaaattgGATTAATCTACTTGAAAAAATGgtgattttaaattgattaaatactTAGAATGATGTTATTTATCTCAACTATTGGATTATAtgtttcctttaattttttttttttttgttttggagccaaaattaaattaaagggagAAGTTAATTAGTTTGAGATTAGTTTGATAAGAGATGTGAAATTTTTGGAGTCCTTCTCTTCCAATAGTTtgataccacctatccctctattagaatcctagagaataatgaggttactctcgtgatagtgttcgagattgttcaagaaatcatccgtgatcaagatcgttggaggaaACGTTCATTGGAACTTAAAAAGGATTGTTCATAAAGCttgagaatctacaaaggtaagaatggttctaatcttTTTCTCCTAAATCATgttatattacatgtttatattatgttttattatactgaatttatttatgtaaaaatcgaatGGCAGGATGCAAGACTTCACATCGCTTCCACCGTGGGATTTAATCCTTTCACCAATATCTATGAAGAAGccataaataataaagaaagtAAGCAATGGCTGGATGCAATAGACAATGAACTTAACTCACTTTACAAGAATGGTACCTAGGAATTAATTGAAAGGCCATCAGATAAAGACATCATTTTCtgtaagtggatttacaaaGGGTAAATTCAAGAGAATTGAATCATGAAGTAAGCTTCAAAGCAAGGATAGTAGCCAAGAGATTCAAACAAAAGGAGGAAGTAGATTATAATAAAATTCTCTCTTCTTTTGTGAAGCATACCTCTATAAGAATCCTATTAGGTATAGAATCCTATTAGTTATAGTGGCATGTGAGAACCTTGACTTAGAATAAATGGATATGACTACTGTTGTAAACCCCTGAACTTcttttactagttaattaagTTTAGGTCTTCTTGATTATGAGATAAGATATGTATTAACGTTAACAGAAAAAAGTAGTTAAGTATGTATAGTGAATGATGCATCTGAAATGTAAGAgtgaaaatttctaagtgttatgACTATATACGTTCAGGTTGTAACACGGTTGACGCACAGAGAGTTGGAGAAGTCTATTAATGGTAAGCCAGAAGAAGACAAGAAAATATATTAAGTATAGAACACTGGATTCTCAGGTGAAGTAGGAACAAGTTAACACCTAAGGAGAGGAAAGGGTTCCATGCATTAGAAGTGGCAAGCTCCATGCGGCCAGCTTGGTTGAATGACGTTACCAAAGGCCCAAGGAGGGGGCATTGTGGCTAAGTATAGTAAGTGGCATGTAGGGTTTATGTGACTAACTTTGTATACCATTGTTGAGGGCTAAGATGATGAAGGATACGATAGACGATCATACATTGAAGAGAGAAGTCTTGGATGGTCGCAAGGCCATGCGATCAAGCTTAAGCTAAGAAATTCAGCTTAATTAACGAGTAAGTAAGCTAGGTGACAACCTTACAGACATCAAGAAAGGGATAAGCTTGCTAGGTGGCAATTAATTAAGCAAACTCTTCAtgaaaatccaagtataaataggCTTAAACAAGAAGAAGATTGTTTTGCCAAAAAATTTCTAATGCCTAAGTGAGGTAGTGTTGTTGCCATATGAAGattttaaaagttgaagaactctcagccaactaaagaacaaattgagggatttttttgtcaattttggaggaaataatgctaaaattttaaggtaagcaaAAGTTCagatgtttatgagcattttCTTTGAAAGGAGTTTAGTTAAATGAATGTTAGAATTAAAGttatgaaatttggaagtttgaattgggaatgatgttgtacatgaataagcaggcagctgcaaatgaagaacaaacaagcAGCTAACCTAGTGATTTTATGCGTTAATGCATGCAATATAGCCAGTTCATAACAAAGGCATTTGAAATATGTCGTATAGTAAGTGTTTATCACATAGACTGGGAAGTGTTTTAGCGTTTACCCGAGCACCTTGAGAAAGAATTACCAATTGTCAGCCAAGTTATAAGTTAAGAAGGCTAAAGATAGTTGATGCGTTAAGAATGGCTTTGATGTGCCGAACTTAGTTATGATGCAATGACTATTATTATGCAGTAAAGATAAGATATGtgttaagctcaaaagggagTTAAGTATACTGACCAAAGAATCTTTCCTTTTCAAGGAAAATGCAAATAAGAAAGGTGTACAACCCCTTGGACAGTGAATGATAAATTTTAATGAATGTTTTCTAACGCAAGTTTTATGAATGGTTCTCAACGCATAGACATTTCATatgaaattattatattatgatTTTCTCCAACGCATCCCTTAAAATGAATGTTGATCACATGATCCATGTTTTTAAATGAAGTTATTTAAGAGTTTAGCATGTGTTTTTCATTAAGCCTATACCATGTTTTATTGCATGATGAAATTAATCAAGTATATTCCATATTTTACAAGACACCGTTGATATGAAACCATGAGGTatgattatttcaaatatgcattttttgtatatttttcttaaatgttTAAATGTTTGTGCCTTGTGTAAACCCTACTCCAATATATGTTGGTACCGAAGGTATGATAAGGTACCCAGATTACAATGATGTTAGGGATCCTTGACACTAAAGGTGGTCAGATCCCAATCTAGCTATGCATGCACTTATGATTATGTTATCGACGTtgatgagatcgagcaaaaTAGCTTTCTCTCAATTAAGGTTAatagggattgagcaaaagagctCTCCCACATGTTCAGGCAGCGAAGTAATGGAGTTTCAGAAAGATGCTAATAAATATTTCAGGATTTTTACATGATGTACTCTTATGATTtcagttctattttttttagaaaaaaaaaccatgatTATGATTTGATAAATGTTTCTTTGATAAGCATGTTTATGTTAACTGTGATTTCAAGTATGTTTTACTTAAGATAGTCACTCATTGGGATTTCCAGCTCACTCTTTAAGAATGTTCCGAGGCCTAGCAGTTCTGCCACTCAGTCACTTCTCATACCCTTAGGAAGATTGCAATTTAGGTGGCTCATAACGTTATGTTATTGGTTTTATGCCCATGTCAGGAGGGGGAATAGAGTAGAGTTTGTGTGTATTCAAGTTTGATTCTGGAATCTGTTATGTATGTTAATGTTGATATTTTTGGTTAGCagtaaattatatgtttaaagttGTTGTAAAAATTATGTGTTAAAGTTCTAGAGAATTATAAGCTGCTAAACAAGTTTAACAAGTGCTAAGAATACGGATTTTTAGGAGTATGTTGGATAGTGgttgtcataagagggttgataattgttgtcttcacatctactctcggattaagagggtaatctaggGAAGGGTGTGACAATTGCCTTCCATGGTCTTCCTCCATGGAAGCCTTGAAGAAGAAATCTACATGGAACAACCCAAGGAATTTGATGTAAAGTGCAAGAATGAACTCGTGTGCAAGCTAAATAGGTCTCTATATGGCCTAAAACAGTCAACAACAAGGTGTTTGTACAAACGTTTTGATGACTACATTAATAAGATAGGCTTTATCAAAAGTTTATATGACCCATGTGTTTACTACAAAAAGAACCTTGAAGGTGACTATGTTTACCTACTTCTATATGTTGACAATATGTTGTTAGCAGGAAAGAATTTGACCAAATTAGTGGAGAATAAAGCTCAATTGAATGTTGAA
This window contains:
- the LOC120089224 gene encoding dehydrin Xero 1-like — encoded protein: MAHYQSGTDQYGNPIRQTDEYGNVISDTAQYGDPLRRTGEFRETDQYGNPVHRTDEFGNPISTGTGGTYETGGYGGTGYGGEHHQQHKEHGGILHRSGSSSSSSSEDDGHGGRRRKKGLKEKVKEKMPGHHHEPQAMSTTTPGGYSSAQYGGQHEKKGIMEKIKEKLPGHH